From Salmo salar chromosome ssa04, Ssal_v3.1, whole genome shotgun sequence, one genomic window encodes:
- the epd gene encoding ependymin precursor yields MQAFAVAALSIWLCLGATALAESHGPQPCTSPNMTGVLTVLALTGGEIKATGHYSYDSTDKKIRFTESEMHLNKTEHLEDYLMLFEEGVFYDIDMKNQSCKKMSLHSHAHALDLPTGAAHQVELFLGSDTVQEENIKVNIWTGSVPETKGQYFVSTTVGECLPLSTFYSTDSMTLLFSNSEVVTEVKAPEVFNLPSFCEGVELEEAPEGQKNDFFSLFNSV; encoded by the exons ATGCAGGCCTTTGCCGTTGCTGCCCTCTCCATCTGGCTGTGTCTGGGTGCCACCGCCCTGGCAGAGTCCCACGGCCCACAGCCCTGCA CATCACCTAATATGACTGGGGTCCTGACTGTG CTGGCCCTTACAGGAGGTGAAATCAAGGCAACTGGACATTACAGCTACGACTCTACGGACAAGAAGATACGTTTCACTGAAAGTGAGATGCACCTCAACAAGACTGAACATCTGGAGGACTACCTGATGCTATTTGAAGAG gGGGTCTTCTATGACATTGACATGAAGAACCAGTCCTGTAAGAAGATGTCTCTGCACTCTCATGCTCACGCTCTTGACCTCCCCACTGGTGCAGCCCATCAGGTTGAGCTGTTTTTGGGGAGTGACACAGTTCAGGAGGAGAACATCAAAGTGAACATATGGACGGGATCCGTGCCAGAGACTAAGG GCCAGTATTTTGTGTCTACTACTGTGGGAGAATGTCTACCACTCAGCACTTTTTACTCAACTGATTCCATGACACTCCTCTTCAG CAATTCCGAAGTGGTCACTGAGGTGAAAGCCCCTGAAGTATTCAATCTGCCGTCTTTCTGTGAGGGTGTGGAGCTGGAGGAGGCTCCTGAGGGCCAGAAGAATGACTTCTTTAGTCTGTTCAACAGTGTCTAA